One genomic window of Phycisphaerales bacterium includes the following:
- a CDS encoding ABC transporter permease, which yields MRETPGSDRPDLEPIPQRGQSIPPNLPGEITEAAHAPAPATAKSVPAMAAPPVERDNPLTRSWAGMLGMGFLAFMLLVCLVGLFWTLAPASTTYPGVSAGADGAVTIARYNAGSAEYGRLPPWWAVGEESRLKLNALVPAEAVVEVVAQFGVTEREARQATEGDLADAMADYWVYDGNRLAMLLGTDVLGRSLLYRVMTGGGISLGIGLSAALISVFIGTLYGAISGYAGGKTDAAMMRIVDVLFGLPYILLVVLLAVASDAAIDEYVNQQKARSSWAEARQAEVVGTDASDRDKAAWRGEAFDADAALGELANQLGLRETVDGVVEAAAAAGAIDDEANPEDAPVLTNGAVLDAMALEARPPRRLADSTMLLLDLVVLLLAIGGVSWLTMARVIRGQVLSLKSMPYIEAARSAGAPTRRIFFVHLLPNLLGPIIVYATLTVPLAILQESFLSFLGIGVKPPLPSWGNLAADGLNELNPYESLWWLILFPCLLLGATLLALNFVGEGLREAFDPKRGRR from the coding sequence ATGCGTGAAACGCCCGGCAGCGACCGACCGGATCTCGAGCCGATCCCGCAGAGGGGCCAGTCGATCCCGCCCAACCTGCCCGGTGAGATCACCGAGGCCGCGCACGCGCCGGCCCCCGCAACGGCGAAGTCCGTTCCGGCGATGGCGGCGCCGCCCGTCGAGCGCGACAACCCGCTGACGCGGTCGTGGGCCGGCATGCTGGGCATGGGCTTCCTGGCGTTCATGCTGCTGGTGTGCCTGGTCGGATTGTTCTGGACGCTTGCGCCTGCCTCGACGACATACCCGGGCGTGAGCGCGGGGGCCGACGGCGCGGTCACGATTGCGCGATACAACGCCGGTAGTGCCGAGTACGGACGGCTGCCGCCGTGGTGGGCGGTCGGCGAGGAGAGCAGGCTGAAGCTCAACGCGCTGGTGCCGGCCGAGGCGGTCGTCGAGGTCGTGGCCCAGTTCGGCGTGACCGAGCGCGAGGCTCGGCAGGCGACCGAGGGTGATCTGGCCGACGCGATGGCCGACTATTGGGTCTACGACGGCAACCGGCTTGCGATGCTGCTTGGTACCGACGTGCTGGGCCGGAGCCTCTTGTACCGCGTCATGACGGGCGGGGGCATCTCGCTTGGTATCGGGCTGAGCGCCGCGCTCATCAGCGTCTTCATCGGGACGCTCTACGGCGCCATCAGCGGATACGCTGGGGGCAAGACCGACGCGGCGATGATGCGCATCGTCGACGTGCTCTTTGGCCTGCCGTACATCCTGCTCGTGGTGCTGCTGGCCGTCGCGAGCGATGCGGCGATCGACGAGTACGTGAACCAGCAGAAGGCGCGGAGCTCGTGGGCCGAGGCCCGCCAGGCCGAGGTCGTGGGCACCGACGCCAGCGATCGGGACAAGGCCGCGTGGCGTGGGGAAGCGTTCGACGCCGACGCAGCGCTCGGCGAGCTCGCGAATCAGCTCGGCTTGCGGGAGACCGTCGACGGGGTGGTCGAGGCAGCCGCGGCCGCCGGCGCCATCGACGACGAGGCGAACCCCGAGGACGCCCCCGTTCTCACCAACGGTGCGGTGCTCGACGCGATGGCGCTCGAGGCCCGCCCGCCGCGGCGCCTGGCCGACTCGACGATGCTGCTGCTCGACCTGGTCGTGCTGCTGCTGGCCATCGGCGGCGTGAGCTGGCTGACCATGGCGCGTGTGATCCGAGGCCAGGTGCTGAGCCTGAAGAGCATGCCGTACATCGAGGCCGCACGCTCGGCGGGCGCTCCGACGCGGCGGATCTTCTTCGTGCACCTGCTGCCCAACCTGCTCGGGCCGATCATCGTGTATGCGACGCTGACGGTGCCGCTGGCGATCCTCCAGGAGTCGTTCCTGAGCTTCCTGGGGATCGGCGTGAAGCCCCCGCTGCCGAGCTGGGGCAACCTGGCGGCCGACGGGCTGAACGAGTTGAATCCGTATGAGAGCCTGTGGTGGCTCATCCTGTTCCCGTGCCTCTTGCTGGGCGCGACGCTGCTGGCGCTGAACTTCGTGGGCGAGGGGCTGCGCGAGGCGTTCGACCCCAAGCGCGGCCGGCGGTAG
- a CDS encoding N-formylglutamate amidohydrolase yields the protein MRSEDGWRPDVVVLSCEHGGNEVPPAYAHLFEGAEDVRASHRGWDIGALGVAQRMACVTSYPLVACTFTRLLVEPNRSPDSGDVFSRFTRDLDDAARSTIMRDYYDRHRGSVERMLHDAIAAGRRVLHVGIHSCTDELDGRVRELEVSLLFDPDRGSEASVCGAWNAELARLEPTWRLPFNEPYKGTDDGLTTWLRGKFPADSYAGVEVEVRQGLIGGVNARRRVGSVLARALAAALPA from the coding sequence GTGCGTAGCGAAGATGGATGGCGGCCGGACGTGGTCGTCCTGTCGTGCGAGCACGGGGGCAACGAGGTGCCGCCCGCGTACGCGCACCTGTTCGAGGGCGCCGAGGACGTGCGGGCGAGCCACCGCGGGTGGGACATCGGCGCCCTGGGCGTGGCCCAGCGGATGGCGTGCGTGACGAGCTACCCGCTGGTGGCGTGCACGTTCACGCGGCTGCTTGTTGAGCCCAATCGCTCGCCCGACTCGGGCGACGTCTTCAGCCGCTTTACGCGGGACCTGGACGACGCGGCCCGGTCGACGATCATGCGTGACTACTACGACCGCCACCGCGGCTCGGTCGAGCGGATGCTGCACGATGCGATCGCCGCGGGCCGGCGTGTGCTGCACGTGGGCATCCACTCGTGCACGGATGAGCTCGACGGCCGCGTTCGCGAACTGGAGGTCAGCCTGCTCTTCGACCCGGACCGTGGGAGCGAGGCGTCGGTGTGCGGGGCGTGGAACGCCGAGCTGGCGCGGCTTGAGCCGACGTGGCGGCTGCCTTTCAACGAGCCCTACAAGGGCACCGACGACGGGCTGACGACGTGGCTGCGCGGGAAGTTCCCCGCCGACTCGTATGCGGGCGTGGAGGTCGAGGTGCGACAAGGGCTGATCGGCGGCGTGAACGCTCGGCGGCGCGTGGGAAGCGTGCTGGCCCGAGCCCTCGCGGCGGCGCTGCCGGCGTAG
- a CDS encoding glutamate-cysteine ligase family protein: protein MSNATQAWRNSIGLFGAYGIELEYMIVDADTLDVRPVADDLFAAMNSGDAAVGEAEPDGPDGPVSWSNELVLHVLELKTQKPTPSLEGLAGHFQRHVGIANEALAKMGCRLLPTGAHPWMDPLKDTKLWPHEFTEVYRAYDAIFNCQGHGWSNLQSTHLNLPFGDDEEFGRLHAALRLVLPLVPAIAASSPIIEGRWSPVADQRLEFYRNNSKRVPLMAAKVVPEPVYTREGYERDILGKLYEQLAPLDPAGVLRHEFANARGAMARFDRGAIELRLLDIQECPAADLAVVRLVSELVRAHVEERWMPYEQQQRVSTDALHDVMLDTIRTAERTRIRERSLLDAHGMGGSLVWAKDLWQRVAEEVMPKDHEDTAVMNRLLAAGTLSTRIGGSVKRYPTRGELREVYRQLADCLRDGTLFRA, encoded by the coding sequence ATGAGCAACGCCACCCAAGCCTGGCGCAACTCGATCGGCCTGTTCGGCGCCTACGGCATCGAGCTGGAGTACATGATCGTCGATGCGGACACGCTCGACGTGCGGCCCGTTGCCGACGACTTGTTCGCCGCGATGAACTCGGGTGACGCGGCGGTCGGCGAGGCCGAGCCCGATGGGCCCGATGGCCCGGTGAGCTGGTCGAACGAGCTGGTGCTGCACGTGCTGGAGCTCAAGACGCAGAAGCCCACGCCGTCGCTCGAGGGGCTGGCGGGGCACTTCCAGCGGCACGTGGGCATCGCCAACGAAGCGCTCGCGAAGATGGGCTGCCGGCTGCTGCCCACGGGCGCGCATCCGTGGATGGATCCGCTCAAGGACACGAAGCTCTGGCCGCACGAGTTCACGGAGGTGTACCGCGCCTATGACGCGATCTTCAACTGCCAGGGTCACGGCTGGAGCAACCTGCAGAGCACGCACCTGAACCTGCCGTTCGGCGACGACGAGGAGTTCGGGCGGCTGCACGCGGCGCTGCGGCTGGTGCTGCCGCTGGTGCCGGCGATCGCGGCGAGCTCGCCGATCATCGAAGGGCGCTGGAGCCCGGTGGCCGACCAGCGGCTGGAGTTCTACCGCAACAACTCGAAGCGCGTGCCGCTGATGGCCGCCAAGGTCGTACCCGAGCCGGTGTACACGCGCGAGGGCTACGAGCGAGACATCCTGGGCAAGCTCTACGAGCAGCTTGCGCCGCTCGATCCGGCGGGCGTGCTGCGGCACGAGTTCGCCAACGCGCGCGGCGCGATGGCTCGGTTCGACCGCGGCGCGATCGAGCTTCGATTGCTGGACATCCAGGAGTGTCCGGCCGCCGACCTTGCCGTCGTTCGATTGGTCAGCGAGCTGGTGCGGGCCCACGTCGAGGAGCGGTGGATGCCCTACGAGCAGCAGCAGAGGGTCTCGACCGATGCGCTGCACGACGTGATGCTCGACACGATCCGGACGGCCGAACGCACCCGCATCCGCGAGCGCTCGCTGCTGGACGCCCACGGCATGGGTGGTTCGCTGGTTTGGGCCAAGGACCTGTGGCAGCGCGTGGCCGAGGAAGTGATGCCCAAGGACCACGAAGACACGGCCGTCATGAACCGGCTGCTGGCGGCCGGCACGCTGTCGACACGCATCGGCGGGTCCGTCAAACGCTACCCCACGCGCGGGGAGCTGCGCGAGGTCTATCGCCAGCTGGCCGACTGCCTGCGCGACGGGACGCTCTTCCGTGCGTAG
- a CDS encoding RimK family protein: MKPLLIVDAPKRFPMDVPGAETVSAYQYLTDPQFALGRGRKVFNLCRSLRYQASGYYVSLLAEARGHRCLPSVAAIQDIRLAAVVRLAGDDLDELIQQSLRRIKSDEFELSVYFGHNTAEGHDKLALALFNAFPAPLLRARFEHNGHWRLASVRVLGLAEVPESHRAFVVQQAERYLRRAPRKAKEAPAARFDLAILHDPDDAMPPSDKKALAKFVEAGEKMGIRCDLIDKSAAGRIAEYDALFIRETTYVDHYTYRMSRRAAAEGMVVIDDPQSIVRCTNKVFLAETLGRHKIAAPRTLVLTRDNAVEGLRSLGFPCVLKQPDSSFSAGVSRVDSEHGLEAVLDAQFEHTDLIVAQEYLPTDFDWRIGVLAGRPLFACRYGMAPGHWQIVNHQTKAKSKAKYGDWQTMPVEDAPNDVVKLAVKAAGLMGNGLYGVDLKEVGGKPVVIEVNDNPNVDSGVEDQVLGMELYRRIMEHFFWELEAR, from the coding sequence ATGAAGCCGCTCTTGATCGTGGATGCGCCCAAGCGCTTTCCCATGGACGTGCCGGGCGCCGAGACCGTGTCGGCGTATCAGTACCTGACCGACCCGCAGTTCGCGCTCGGGCGTGGACGGAAGGTGTTCAACCTGTGCCGGAGCTTGCGGTACCAGGCGTCGGGTTACTACGTGTCGCTGCTGGCCGAGGCTCGGGGTCATCGCTGCCTGCCGTCGGTGGCGGCGATCCAGGACATCCGTTTAGCCGCGGTGGTTCGCCTCGCGGGCGACGACCTTGACGAGTTGATCCAGCAGAGCCTGCGGCGGATCAAGAGCGACGAGTTCGAGCTGAGCGTGTACTTCGGGCACAACACCGCCGAGGGCCACGACAAGCTGGCGCTGGCGCTGTTCAACGCCTTCCCCGCCCCGCTGCTGCGGGCGCGGTTCGAGCATAACGGACACTGGCGGCTGGCGTCGGTGCGCGTGCTCGGGCTGGCCGAGGTGCCCGAGAGCCACCGGGCGTTCGTGGTGCAGCAGGCCGAGCGATACCTGCGGCGTGCACCTCGCAAGGCCAAGGAGGCCCCGGCGGCGCGGTTCGATCTTGCCATCCTGCACGACCCCGACGACGCGATGCCGCCCAGCGACAAGAAGGCGCTGGCAAAATTCGTCGAGGCGGGCGAGAAGATGGGGATTCGCTGCGACCTGATCGACAAGTCGGCGGCGGGGCGCATCGCCGAGTACGACGCGCTGTTCATCCGCGAGACGACCTACGTCGACCACTATACCTATCGCATGAGCCGTCGCGCGGCGGCCGAGGGCATGGTGGTGATCGACGATCCGCAGTCGATCGTGCGGTGTACGAACAAGGTGTTCCTGGCCGAGACGCTGGGGCGGCACAAGATCGCCGCACCGCGCACGCTGGTGCTGACGCGCGACAACGCCGTCGAGGGGCTGCGGTCGCTGGGCTTCCCGTGCGTGCTGAAGCAGCCCGACAGCTCGTTCTCGGCTGGCGTGTCTCGCGTGGACAGCGAACACGGGCTCGAGGCCGTGCTCGATGCGCAATTCGAGCACACCGACCTGATCGTGGCCCAGGAATACCTGCCGACGGACTTCGACTGGCGGATCGGCGTGCTCGCGGGCCGGCCGCTGTTCGCGTGCCGCTACGGGATGGCGCCGGGACACTGGCAGATCGTGAATCACCAGACCAAGGCCAAGTCGAAGGCCAAGTACGGCGACTGGCAGACCATGCCCGTCGAGGACGCGCCCAACGACGTGGTGAAGCTTGCGGTCAAGGCGGCTGGATTGATGGGCAACGGGCTGTACGGCGTCGACCTGAAGGAGGTCGGCGGCAAGCCGGTGGTCATCGAGGTGAATGACAACCCGAACGTCGATTCGGGCGTGGAGGATCAGGTGCTAGGCATGGAGTTGTACCGCCGGATCATGGAGCACTTCTTCTGGGAGCTCGAAGCGCGATGA
- a CDS encoding C39 family peptidase gives MEQPDLGTPAHSRLLDIDILPQPDDETCGPTCLHAVYKFWGDQRPLESVIDSVRSLNKAGAGRGTLAVMLGVHALKEGYSASLYTFNLQMFDPTWFDDEGRADSHQLSEKLAAQVAAKSYEDMRFPVATESYQEFLRLGGTIHFEDLTSELVSGFISAGRPVLTGLSATYLYKCAREFGPKDDYDDVRGEPSGHFVVLHGYDEAARMVRVADPLADNPGFEVQGYDVPLARLVPAIMLGVLTYDANLLVIEPKQDGPAS, from the coding sequence GTGGAACAACCCGACCTCGGCACGCCCGCGCACTCGCGGCTGCTGGACATCGACATCCTTCCCCAGCCTGACGACGAGACCTGCGGGCCGACCTGCCTGCACGCCGTGTACAAGTTCTGGGGCGACCAGCGGCCGTTGGAGTCGGTCATCGACTCGGTGCGGTCGCTCAACAAGGCGGGAGCCGGGCGCGGAACGCTGGCCGTGATGCTGGGCGTGCATGCGCTGAAGGAGGGCTATTCGGCCTCGCTCTACACGTTCAACCTTCAGATGTTCGACCCCACGTGGTTCGACGACGAGGGGCGGGCAGACTCGCACCAGTTGAGCGAGAAGCTCGCGGCACAGGTGGCAGCCAAGAGCTACGAGGACATGCGCTTCCCGGTCGCGACCGAGAGCTACCAGGAGTTCCTGCGGCTCGGCGGCACCATCCACTTCGAGGACCTGACGAGCGAATTGGTTTCGGGCTTTATCTCGGCCGGCCGGCCCGTGCTGACCGGGCTCAGCGCGACGTACCTCTACAAGTGCGCGCGCGAGTTCGGCCCCAAGGACGACTACGACGACGTGCGCGGCGAGCCCAGCGGACATTTCGTGGTGCTGCACGGCTACGACGAGGCAGCGCGCATGGTGCGCGTGGCCGACCCCCTGGCCGACAACCCGGGCTTCGAGGTGCAAGGCTACGACGTGCCGCTGGCGCGGCTGGTGCCGGCGATCATGTTGGGCGTCTTGACGTACGACGCGAACCTGCTGGTGATCGAGCCGAAGCAGGACGGTCCCGCATCATGA
- a CDS encoding PEP-CTERM sorting domain-containing protein (PEP-CTERM proteins occur, often in large numbers, in the proteomes of bacteria that also encode an exosortase, a predicted intramembrane cysteine proteinase. The presence of a PEP-CTERM domain at a protein's C-terminus predicts cleavage within the sorting domain, followed by covalent anchoring to some some component of the (usually Gram-negative) cell surface. Many PEP-CTERM proteins exhibit an unusual sequence composition that includes large numbers of potential glycosylation sites. Expression of one such protein has been shown restore the ability of a bacterium to form floc, a type of biofilm.) codes for MRVTAFTAATAALAVAAGASAQIDVIGGQTSVLLDTDTLSAAASLDLSSVSPDVIAPGSLGDSSVAFGINARDAASLPTTFSYGPDLATFSGAIEHTGSVFFNMDSVEVGNFTIGFDAGRVGGDRSGFFVESTTGIAAILFDVAAPSDLSATTDGLLIEADLLVSNEFATFLSDAGLAASDLTGADVGDALVEGVVPAPATAALLGFAGLAAANRRRR; via the coding sequence ATGAGAGTTACTGCATTCACGGCCGCCACCGCGGCCCTGGCGGTCGCCGCAGGCGCGTCCGCCCAGATCGACGTCATCGGGGGGCAGACCAGCGTGCTGCTCGACACCGACACCCTGTCCGCCGCGGCCAGCCTCGACCTGTCGAGCGTCTCGCCCGACGTGATCGCCCCCGGCTCGCTGGGCGACTCCAGCGTTGCCTTCGGCATCAACGCCCGCGACGCCGCCTCGCTGCCGACGACCTTCAGCTACGGACCCGACCTGGCCACCTTCTCGGGCGCCATCGAGCACACGGGCAGCGTCTTCTTCAACATGGATTCGGTCGAGGTGGGCAACTTCACCATCGGCTTCGACGCCGGCCGCGTTGGCGGCGACCGCAGCGGCTTCTTCGTCGAGAGCACCACCGGCATCGCCGCCATCCTGTTCGACGTGGCCGCTCCCAGCGACCTCTCGGCGACCACCGATGGCCTGCTGATCGAGGCCGACCTGCTCGTCTCCAACGAGTTCGCCACCTTCCTGTCGGACGCTGGCCTGGCCGCCTCCGACCTCACCGGCGCCGACGTCGGTGACGCCCTGGTCGAGGGCGTGGTGCCCGCGCCCGCGACGGCAGCGCTGCTTGGCTTCGCTGGCCTTGCCGCCGCCAACCGTCGTCGCCGCTAA
- a CDS encoding GC-type dockerin domain-anchored protein: MDTRIFTAAVLGLGCAALAQDSVSIDLAGVRIEDGRDVSRSSAPDTIDPATRYRYEVSGMVQGRGIVLGSLFPDPTPLADALEQLAPGASDFLTGEVENPDGRHPFQVLGETFEGEETLVGITVRFAATFDAGIGADNVAFFNIRDVTLSPSFLVGSLTFTEGTAIIDRIEVVCRADIDGDGSLTLFDFLAFQNLFDAGDLGADFDGDGELTLFDFLAFQNEFDAGCE, encoded by the coding sequence ATGGACACGCGGATCTTCACGGCGGCGGTGCTCGGGCTCGGTTGTGCGGCCCTGGCCCAGGACTCGGTCTCGATCGATCTTGCGGGCGTCCGCATCGAGGACGGCCGCGACGTCTCGCGCAGCAGCGCGCCCGACACGATCGACCCGGCCACGCGGTACCGCTACGAGGTCTCGGGCATGGTCCAGGGCCGCGGTATCGTGCTGGGCTCGCTCTTCCCGGACCCGACGCCGCTGGCCGACGCGCTCGAGCAGCTCGCGCCCGGGGCGTCGGACTTCCTGACCGGCGAGGTCGAGAACCCCGACGGCAGGCACCCCTTCCAGGTGCTGGGCGAGACGTTCGAGGGCGAAGAGACGCTGGTGGGCATCACCGTGCGTTTCGCGGCGACGTTCGACGCGGGCATCGGGGCGGACAACGTCGCGTTCTTCAACATCCGCGACGTCACGCTTTCGCCCAGCTTCCTGGTGGGCTCGCTGACCTTCACCGAGGGGACGGCCATCATCGATCGCATCGAGGTCGTGTGCCGGGCCGACATCGATGGCGATGGCAGCCTGACGCTCTTCGACTTCCTCGCGTTCCAGAACCTCTTCGACGCGGGCGACCTGGGTGCCGACTTCGACGGCGACGGCGAGCTGACGCTGTTCGACTTCCTGGCGTTCCAGAACGAGTTCGACGCGGGTTGCGAGTAG
- the plsY gene encoding glycerol-3-phosphate 1-O-acyltransferase PlsY: MVTAVVLATAAYLIGAIPFGYLIARARGVDIFKAGSGNIGATNVKRVLGPGPGNLCFALDVLKGLLPTLAAGLILGTLGDLGARPIAVWVWLLTPVATVLGHMFSPYLGFRGGKGVATGLGALLGVFWVLTVAVFGGLLVWLLVLKISRYVGLASVCAAISVSVWAAAVPALVHGGLRPAVYPMLAVAGLLAVLVVARHAGNLRRILAGTEPKIRTRAERRAAASR; the protein is encoded by the coding sequence GTGGTCACCGCCGTCGTCCTCGCCACCGCCGCCTACCTCATCGGGGCCATCCCCTTCGGCTACCTGATCGCACGGGCCAGGGGCGTGGACATCTTCAAGGCCGGCTCGGGCAACATCGGCGCGACCAACGTGAAACGCGTTCTCGGACCGGGGCCGGGCAACCTCTGCTTCGCCCTGGACGTCCTGAAGGGGTTGCTGCCCACGCTGGCTGCTGGCCTGATCCTCGGCACGCTTGGCGATCTTGGCGCGCGACCGATCGCCGTCTGGGTCTGGCTGCTCACCCCCGTCGCCACCGTGCTGGGCCACATGTTCTCGCCCTACCTGGGCTTCCGCGGCGGTAAGGGCGTCGCCACGGGCCTCGGGGCGCTGCTAGGCGTGTTCTGGGTGCTCACCGTCGCGGTGTTTGGCGGGCTGCTGGTGTGGCTGCTGGTCCTCAAGATCTCCCGCTACGTCGGCCTTGCCTCCGTGTGCGCTGCCATCAGCGTGTCGGTCTGGGCGGCCGCGGTGCCGGCCCTCGTTCATGGTGGCCTGCGGCCGGCCGTCTACCCCATGCTGGCGGTCGCCGGCCTGCTCGCGGTTCTCGTCGTCGCCCGCCACGCAGGCAACCTCCGCCGCATCCTGGCGGGCACCGAGCCCAAGATCCGCACCAGGGCAGAGCGCCGAGCCGCGGCCTCCCGATAA
- a CDS encoding ABC transporter substrate-binding protein, with product MQNNFGLKDLIVIALILGLFVSIWVAIYQDDRRWDLTQQANDRLEALEKQIVRLETEVTRRPVVIAGQGAPMPGGSPATTSTTPASTEWAKDGVEITFSEPWTFTTDPRADEDFVPGGEFTEIYEGQPPKLTPYTYADVYGRRVVDLVCESLGWYDPKTLKVRGLLAEAWQYPADGTWLRVKIRDEARYSDGSPVLAEDVRWTHDDLLFNMQIEAERFRSVYNAIETVEVIGDPETSRVVHFTFKTPRFDNLQQAFGFKILPKHIYQEWIESPTRYNQSTALTVGSGPFRFATVSPDSQWTPPSDIVLVRNEQYWGPMPALDSYRITVISDYTTKLIAYTSGRGDMMRPNAQQFVEQRTDQEFLKEHDPRIWYNMRGGYSFIAWQCGPRNGDKLTPFHDARVRKAMTMMIDRDRIRRDISKNLVRPATGPFLSSTPQSNPSIEPWPHDPEAGLALLVEAGWQDRDGDGMLEDEDGNPFTFEFTFSNGSDSTLQMANFMKADFARYGIDMQLRTIDWSVLVDILNRRDFDAITFAWSASAPENDPYQIWHSDNIENQGDNFIQWNSPDADRLIEQGRQTLDFDERMAVWHELHSVYHEEQPYTFMNEIPWIRFTTKRSGNVQEYNSGLQYNEFWVGRESLPAQN from the coding sequence ATGCAGAACAACTTCGGTCTGAAGGACCTGATCGTGATCGCGCTCATCCTGGGGCTGTTCGTCAGCATCTGGGTGGCCATCTACCAGGATGACCGCCGCTGGGACCTTACCCAGCAGGCCAACGACCGCCTCGAGGCCCTCGAGAAGCAGATCGTGCGGCTCGAGACCGAGGTCACCCGCCGGCCCGTCGTCATCGCCGGCCAGGGCGCTCCGATGCCCGGCGGCAGCCCCGCGACCACCTCGACGACCCCCGCCAGCACGGAGTGGGCCAAGGACGGCGTCGAGATCACCTTCAGCGAGCCCTGGACCTTCACCACCGATCCGCGAGCCGACGAAGACTTCGTCCCCGGCGGCGAGTTTACCGAGATCTACGAGGGCCAGCCGCCCAAGCTCACTCCTTACACCTACGCCGACGTCTACGGCCGCCGCGTGGTTGATCTGGTCTGCGAGAGCCTGGGCTGGTACGACCCCAAGACCCTGAAGGTGCGCGGCTTGCTGGCCGAGGCCTGGCAGTACCCCGCCGACGGCACCTGGCTTCGCGTCAAGATCCGCGACGAGGCCCGCTACAGCGACGGTTCGCCCGTGCTGGCCGAGGACGTCCGCTGGACGCACGACGACCTGCTGTTCAACATGCAGATCGAGGCCGAACGCTTCCGCAGCGTGTATAACGCCATCGAAACGGTCGAGGTCATCGGCGATCCCGAGACCAGCCGCGTCGTGCACTTCACGTTCAAGACGCCGCGCTTCGACAACCTGCAGCAGGCCTTTGGCTTCAAGATCCTGCCCAAGCACATCTACCAGGAGTGGATCGAGAGCCCCACGCGGTACAACCAGAGCACGGCCCTGACGGTCGGCTCGGGCCCGTTCCGCTTCGCGACCGTCTCGCCCGACTCGCAGTGGACGCCGCCCAGCGACATCGTGCTCGTTCGCAACGAGCAGTACTGGGGGCCCATGCCCGCGCTCGATAGCTACCGCATCACCGTCATCAGCGACTACACGACGAAGCTCATCGCGTACACGAGCGGCCGTGGCGACATGATGCGTCCGAATGCCCAGCAGTTCGTCGAGCAGCGCACCGATCAGGAGTTCCTCAAGGAGCACGACCCGCGCATCTGGTACAACATGCGCGGCGGCTACTCGTTCATCGCCTGGCAGTGCGGCCCGCGCAACGGCGACAAGCTCACGCCGTTCCACGACGCACGCGTGCGCAAGGCCATGACGATGATGATCGACCGCGATCGCATCCGCCGAGACATCTCCAAGAACCTCGTGCGCCCCGCGACGGGCCCGTTCCTGAGCTCGACCCCGCAGTCCAATCCCAGCATCGAGCCATGGCCGCACGATCCCGAGGCGGGCCTCGCGCTGCTGGTCGAGGCCGGTTGGCAGGACCGCGACGGCGACGGGATGCTCGAAGACGAGGACGGCAACCCCTTCACCTTCGAGTTCACCTTCTCAAACGGTTCGGACTCGACGCTGCAGATGGCCAACTTCATGAAGGCCGACTTCGCGCGCTACGGCATCGACATGCAGCTGCGCACCATCGACTGGTCGGTGCTCGTGGACATCCTCAACCGCCGCGACTTCGATGCGATCACCTTTGCCTGGTCGGCCTCGGCCCCCGAGAACGACCCGTACCAGATCTGGCACTCGGACAACATCGAGAACCAGGGCGACAACTTCATCCAGTGGAACAGCCCCGATGCCGATCGGCTCATCGAGCAGGGCCGCCAGACGCTCGACTTCGACGAGCGCATGGCCGTCTGGCACGAGCTGCACTCGGTCTACCACGAAGAGCAGCCCTACACGTTCATGAACGAGATCCCGTGGATCCGCTTCACCACGAAGCGGTCGGGCAACGTCCAGGAGTACAACTCGGGCTTGCAGTACAACGAGTTCTGGGTCGGGCGAGAGAGCCTGCCGGCGCAGAACTGA